The DNA window GAAGAGCCAGCTGATAGCCGCCCGAAGCGGTGGGTTGTTGGCCGAAAAATCCCATTCGTAAGCCGGTAGTCGCCCGTCCGACGCCTGATACTGCGGATCGGCGTGAAGGTACAGCTGCGCTTTGGCAAACTCCAGATCGATGGGTTCGACGGCGATGGCCTGAAACGCCTGATCCCAGGCCGCAAACCACGGATACTCCCATTTGTCGGGCATAATCATGATGTGCTCGGCGTTGAGATGCTGCCAGTCGGCATTGCGTCCGTGCCAGCGTTCGGGGGGCGGTGGTGGCGCACCGGGGTCGCCTTCGAGCCACCGCCGGACGTTGTATTTGTAGTACTGCTTCGACCACATCAGCCCGGCCCACGCCTGTCGTTTGATCTGGGCATCTTCGGGCGTGTTACCGTCCGTCAGGTGGTTGTAGAATTCATTGGCTTCCCGCTTTCGGGCGTCAAAAGTAGCGTCGAATTCCGTACCCAGCGGGTCCGCTACATCCGCCTTACTGAGCCGCAACCGAATCTCGACCGATTGACCAGCGTCCAGATTGAGTGCGTACACCGGCGCACATTTTGTACCGGTGGGCTGCGTATCGAACGGGGATAGGTTGCCCGACGTAATCGCGTCGTGAAAGGCGTCTTTCACAAACGGTGAATCGTTGGTTTCGCCAAACACGCGCTGCCGGTTAGTTTCGTTTTCGGTCATCAGCACCGCGTCAGGCAGTTGGAAACTCAGCATGTAATCGCCCAGCTTATCGTGGTGCGCCCGCACCTGCTGCACCCCGTCGATAGTCGACTCGATTCGTTCAATCCAGGGCTTTCCGTCCTCCTCCTGCCACGACCAGCGGTTGCGAAACCAAAGCGTTGGCAGCAGGTGCAGCGGAGCCGCCCGGTCGGCACGGTTGTGGATCGTCAGCCGAATCAGCAGATCATCGATCCCCTGTTTGGCGTATTCGATCGACACGTCGAAGTATTTGTTTTCGTTGAACAGGCCGGTGTCGAGCAGTTCAAATTCCAGTTCGGTCAAGCCACGTTCATCGTTCTGTTTTTTAAGCTCGTCGTAGGGGAAAGCCGCCTGCGCGTACTTGTACAGCATTTTCATGTACGAGTGCGTCGGCGTATTGTCAAGGTAGTAATACAACTCCTTTACATCTTCGCCGTGGTTGCCCTGCTCGTTGGACAGGCCAAACATCCGCTCTTTCAGAAAGGCATCCTTGCCGTTCCAGAGAGCCAGCGCGAAGCACAACGTCTGTTTGTCGTCGGAAATACCGCCCAGCCCGTCTTCACCCCACCGGTACGCGCGCATACGGGCGTGTTTGTGCGGAAACGCGTCCCAGGCTTCACCCTCAGCCGTGTAATCTTCGCGCACAGTACCCCACTGCCGCTCGCTCAAATACGGCCCCCATCTGTACCAGTTTTCTTCGTCGCTCCACTGCTTTTGCAGGCGCTGCTGCTCAATGGTTTTATTTTCGTTCATAGGTTGTTTAACGGTATACGGTATTCGGTTTACAGTTTACGGTGTGTGGGGATGTAGCGTGGGTAAAGTAGCCTGGACCTCCAGGTCCGGGTGCCCGTCAGGGCAACTGGTTACAGCGGCAGCTTCCCGGTCGCTATCGCGCCCACCCGGATGTAGACGTCCAGGCTACTCATCGTCTAGGCTACACAACATCAGCCACGTTACACAACTGTCTTACACTAGTTTTGGGAGTATGTTTTCGCCGAAAGCATCGATGAACTGCTCCTGCTCGCGGTTGACGTTGTGCAAAGACATCTGCTCAAAGCCCATTGCCTTGTATTCCAATAGCCAGTCGAGGTGCTGATTCAGGTCGGCGGAGATGCGGACCTGCTCTTCAAAGGCTTTTTCGTTGACCATCGACCCGGCATCATCAAAGTGGCTGGGCATCCGCAGTTCAGTCATCACGCTGTTAGGGTACACGTTGCCGCGCCACTGTTCAAGCGCCCCGGTCCGGGCTTTCTCCTTGTCGGGCGAATAGGACAGCTGCACTTTCAGGAACATGGGCTTGCCCGACCCGCCCCCGGCCCGGAAGGCGTCGATGACTTCCTGTAGCTCTTCGGCCGGGCGCGACGTCGTTATCAACGCGTCGGCCCAGCTACCGACCCATTCGGCCGTTTTAGCCGTCACAGCCGCGCCCACGATCAGCGGTTTAATCGTAGGTCGTGTGTAGAGCCGGGCTTCGTCGACCGTAACCAGCCCTTCGTGCGTGACGGTTTCGCCGTTCCAGAGCGCCCGGATAATGTCGACGCTTTCTTTCAGCCGGGTGTTGCGGTCGGCTTTCGAGGGCCATCGTTCACCGGTAATGTGCTCGTTGAGGTACTGCCCCGTCCCGACGGCGATCCAGAACCGGTCGGGAAACATATCGGCCAGCGTGGCCGCAGCCTGGGCAATAATGGCCGGATTGTAACGCTGACCGGGCGCGTTGACCACCCCGAATGACAGCGACGTAGCTTGCAGAGCAGCACCCAGCCAGCTCCAGGCAAAGCCGCTTTCGCCCTGATTATCGCTCCACGGATGGAAGTGGTCGGAGCAGGTTCCGGCGGTAAACCCTGCCTTTTCTGCGCGCTGAACGAGCGTTAGTAAATCGCTGGGTTTAAACTGCTCATGCGACGAGTGATAGCCTATTTTCATCAGGTTGATTAATGCTATTTTAATCTACAAAGATTTGACCGGCCAAAATGTTTGTCGCTACATCCTTTTTAACCTGCTTACGTGTAACTGGGTATACTTTTTAGCTTTACACAGTCCAACTTTATATAGCTATTTTTCTAGGCTGGGCCGCTGTCGACACTCAGAAACAAGCATACACATATAGTAGAAAATACGTATCTTTCAGTTTAGTAGCTACCCACTCACCAGCGTTGAACACAAGCTTGTGATCGCCTTTTTTCTACAATCTGTAATTACTTATTTTATGAAAAACTCGATGCTCCCTGCCCATATATTGCTGGCAGCGGGCCTACTATCAATGACCGTTGCCGGGCATGACGCCCTGGCGCAGACGGCGTCGAAACGAGCGACGGCTTCCGTGCGGTCGACGCGCGCCAACGAGCCGGTCGCGCTGAATCGCGTACTGGTTTTCTCAAAAACGAAAGGATTCCGCCATGCATCAATTCCGGCGGGAAAGCGGGCCCTGATGAAACTAGGGCAGGAAAACGGCTTTGCCGTTGATACGACCGAAGACGCCAGCAAATTCTCGGAAGATAACCTGAAAAAATACGGTGCCGTTATCTGGCTCAGTACCACCGGCAACGTGCTCGATGAAGCGCAGCAGGCGGCTTTCGAGCGGTACATTCAGGCAGGGGGTGGTTTTGTGGGTATCCACGCAGCCACCGATACTGAATACGATTGGCCGTGGTACAACCAACTGGTCGGCGCTTACTTCCTGAGCCACCCCAAACAGCAGAACGTCGACATCATGGTTGTGGATAAAAACCACCCGTCGACCAAGATGCTGCCCGACGTCTGGAAACGCTTCGACGAACTGTACAACTACAAAAGCATTGTCCCGGAAATCAAGGTACTGGGCAAGCTGGACGAGAAAAGCTACGAAGGCGGCAAGAACGGCGACAATCACCCGTTTATGTGGTACCGCGATTTCGACGGTGGCAAATCGTTTTACACGGGCGGAGGCCATACCGACGAGTCGTACGTGGAACCGTTGTTTCTGGAGCATCTGCTGGGCGGTATCAAATCGGTGATGGCGAGCAACCTGAAGTTTGGCCAGGCCAAGACGATGCCTTACCCCGAAGAAAATCGCTTCGATCAGCAGGTACTGACGGCTGGGCTGGATGAGCCAACCGAACTGGCCGTGCTGGACAACGGGAAAGTGCTGTTCGCCGAGCGCAAGGGAGACCTGAAACTCTACGACCCTAAAACGAAAGCAGTAAAGACCGCGGCCCGCATTCCGGTGTACACGAAGTTCGAGTATGGGCTGATGGGGCTCAACGTTGACCCCAATTTCAAGCAGAACAAATTCGTCTATCTGTACTACTCGCCGGTGATGCGGGCCGACGCCCCCGCTGATACCGCCCAGCATCTGTCGCGCTTCGTTTACGACGACGTGAAAGATACGCTTTTGCTGAGCACCGAAAAAGTACTGCTGACGGTGCCTGTCAAGCGTACGGGCTGCTGCCATACCGGCGGCTCCATCGCCTGGGATCGCAAGGGGAATCTGTACCTGTCGACTGGTGACGATACCAACCCGTTCAACTCCAACGGATTCGCTCCGGCCGACGGCCGACCCGAGCGGCAGGGTTGGGACGCCCGTTCGACATCGAGCAATACCAACGATTTGCGGGGTAAGATTCTGCGTATCCACCCGGAAGCTAACGGCACCTACACCATCCCCGACGGCAACCTGTTTCCGAAAGGCACCGAAAAGGCACGCCCCGAAATCTACGTAATGGGGAATCGTAACCCGTACCGGATTTCGGTCGATCAGCGGACAGGCTACCTATACTGGGGTGAAGTAGGCCCCGACGCGGCCAAAAACGACGACAAACGGGGACCGCGTGGCCACGACGAGATGAACCAGGCCCGGCAGGCTGGTTATTATGGCTGGCCGCTGTTCGTCGCCGACAACCGGGCGTACCGCGTCTTCAACTTTACCGACAGCACCTCCGGTCCGCTCGCCGACGCCATGAAACCCATCAACGATTCGCCCCACAACACGGGTCTGCAAGCGTTGCCCCCGGCTCAGAAAGCGTTTATCTACTACCCCTACGCCGAGTCGCCGGAGTTTGGCGACATCGTGGGTAAGGGCGGACGGAACGCAATGGGTGGCCCGGTGTATTACTACGACGACTACGCGGAGTCGAACGTGAAGTTCCCCCGCTATTACGATGGCAAATTCTTCGCCTACGACTGGATGCGCGACTGGATTCATCCGGTGACGATGAAGGAAAACGGTGACTTCGTGAAGATGGAGACGTTTATGCCCGGCACCAAGTTCTCGCACGTGATCGACATGCAGTTTGCCAACGATGGCTCGCTGTACACGCTCGAATACGGGCAACGGTGGTTTGCCGCCAACGACGACGCCCGCCTGTCGCGCATTACGTACAACGCCGGCAACCGTCGCCCGGTAGTCGTTGCCAGCGCCAGCAAGAACACGGGTGCTGCGCCGATGACGGTGAAATTCAACGCGACCAAATCAATGGATTACGACGGCGACGCGCTACGCTACGAATGGTCGTTCGGGCCGGGAATGCCGAAGCAGGCGACCGCAACGCCCACCGTTACGTTCACTAAGCCGGGTATGTACAACGCCACCGTACGCGTGACCGACGCCAAAGGCAACGTCGCGACGCAGACCATGCCGATTCGGGTAGGCAATGCCGAGCCGATTGTCGACCTGGCCGTAGCTGGTAACAAAACGTTTTACTTCCCCAATCAGCCGGTTAAGTACGCGGTGAAGGTGTCGGACAAGGAAGACGGTACGCTGGCGAAAGGCATCAACCCCGACGAGGTGACGATGACGATCAACTACCTCGAAGGCTTCGACAAGACGATGCTGGCGCAGGGGCATCAGGCCAACACGGGCTACGCAACCGGTCGGCGGCTGATCGAACTGAGTGACTGCAAATCGTGCCACGCGCTGAACCAGAAATCAATCGGTCCCGCTTACATCGACGTAGCGAAGAAGTACAAAGGTTCGTCGCAGGCCGAAGGCCGACTGGCGGATAAGGTTATCAAGGGCGGTGCCGGTGTCTGGGGCGAACAGCCCATGAGCGCCCACCCGCAGCTGACCAACCGGGAAGCCTCGGAAATGGTACGCTACATCCTGTCGTTGGCCAACGATAAACCCGCCAACAGCCAACCGCTGGCAGGCGATTACAAACCGGCTCCGCAGCAGAAGCCCGGCGCCTACGTCCTGACGGCGTCGTATACCGATCGGGGCAATGGCGTCATCGGCCCGCTGACCCAAAGCCAGACAGTCGCTCTGCGGTCGCCGATGCTTAGCGCGGTAGCCGCCGACAGAAAGCAGTCTATCTTCGAATACGACATGCCCAAACTGGGCATGGCTGCAATCGGAACCGCAACCGGCAGCTACATTAGGTTCGATAGCCTGGACATGACGGGTATTCAGGGGCTTTCAGCAACTGCCTTTGCCTCTGACGACCGGGTAGCTGGCGGTACGCTCGAAGCACGCCTTGACTCGCCCACCGGCGCACTGCTGGGGAGTGTCAACGTAAAAACAGGTACGAACGGCCCCGTCAGTGTGCCGTTTAGCGGACCAGTCACCGGAACGCACCAACTCTACCTGCTCTTCGTCAATCCGTCGGCCGGGCAGAAACCCCTGTTCGCGCTAACTACCGTGCAGTTCCTGAATCAGCCGATGTAATTTGGTTGGTTTAGAGTTTACGGTTCAATGTTTAAGGTTTGGTTCAGCCCTTATGGGCTAGTTTTGAGCGATGTATATCGGTTGGTTTTACAACCAGGCTGTTACCCCTAAATCCCCTGAAGGGGACTTTGTCTAGGCGTGAGAAAAGTCCCCTTCAGGGGATTTAGGGGTAAAACAGCGCTCTTTAAAAGCTAGTCGGCTTACACCCCTATGAGTAGCCTTACGGGGTGGGATGATAACAGAAACGGCCCCGGTATCAGACGATACCGGGGCCGTTTTATGTTAACGCATAAGCTAACCTTAGACGTTAAACACTAAACCTTAAACTTACTTCGACGCGACGATCTTCATGTCGACAGTGAAGTCATCGTAGATGGCTTTGTCACCGATGTTCTCGAAGAACGACTTCGAACCGTACCGGATGTCATACTTCGTGCGGTCGAGGGTTGCTTTACCGTCGGCTTCGATCGTGTTACCGTTCATTTTTACCGTTGCGGGGAACGTTACGGCGTTGGTGATGCCCTTGATGGTCATGTTGCCGGTGATGTCGTACGCGTTGCCACCTTTTGGGGTCACTTTCGTGATCTTGAACGTCGACGTTGGGAATTTCGCCGTGTTGAAGAAATCTTCCGACTTGATGTGGCCGATGAACTTAGCGTTGTAGCCAGCGTCGGTCAGGTCGGTGCAGGTGATGCTGTTCATGTCGAACGAGAACGTACCACCGGTCAGTTTGCCACCGTCGGTCATCAGCGTACCCTCGCTCACTTTCACGTTACCCGAGTGCTCACCCGTTACTTTTTTACCGTTCCAGCCCATGATGCTTTTCTGTGCATCGACTTTGTAGGTGGTCGCTTTTTTACCGGGAGCAACGAATGCCGACGCACCAGCCAGCAGAACAACGGCCGTCAGGCCAGTCAGAAATTGACGTGTTTTCATTGGTTTGAACAAAAAATAGATATGTATATGAATTGGTTGGTAATGCAGTTTATTCGGTGCGCAGCCGGTCGAGCAGCTTGCTCAACAGAATCGCTTCCTCTTCGGTCAGTTTCTTCTCCTGACTCTCATCCCATTTGATCTGGTACGTGTCGAGCCGTTTCAGCAGCGCAAGCCCACTCTCAGTAATCACAACGTCGACGGCCCGCCGGTCGCTGGGGCATTCCGTGCGAACGACCAGTTTCTTCAGCACCAGCTTGTCGACCAGCCGCGATGCGTTAGACATCTTATCAAGCATCCGCTCGGTGATGTCGGTTACTTTGGCCGGGCTTGGGTAGTGACCACGAAGAATACGCAGCACGTTGTACTGTTGGAGTGTCAGACCGAACGGTTTCAGCAGCCGGGCCTGGCTATCACTTACCCAGTTGCTGGTGTACATCAAATTGACCATCACCCGATGATAGGGTGTTCGAAACGGTACGGTCTGCTTGATATCCTCTTCTATCGTCATGTTGCAAAGATACTACATATGGATATAATGTACCAACAACATATACAGAAAAACGTTCATGTCTACTCAAAATAGACTGTATACAGCTGCCAGTCAGTCTCTTGCGCTAAACAAATTATTGGAACGGAATGATCTGTGGTGCCGACTGATCGAAGTCGCGGAAGCGCAGAGCCGGTATGCCTTCGAATGCCTGCCGGAACGGGGCACCGTTGTTGGGAATGTTGGGGTAGTACGACAGGCGAATCTGAAAGCTGTTGAACGTCAGGTTTTCGTTCCGCAGCCGGAAGCCGATTCCGTAGCCCTGATACAACGTACTGCGCAGTAAGGGTCTGTCGGGAAAACTAGCCATTCCAAGATTGGCAAACGTGATGAAGGCTATCCGAAAGCCGACGACGTTGAGTTTGGAAAACAGTATGTTTTCTATGTTGAGCACCAGCCGCTGCGTACCACGCAAGGCATCGTTGGTAATGCCGATTCCGTCGGTACCGATCCCGCTGCCCGAACTGCTCAGCGACAGGTATTCGTTGTTGAACCGGTTGATTCCCGTGGTGTAGCGCGCATTGATAAACTGGCGGGTATTGCCCCAGCGGGTTGGTAGCAGTGGACTGAAATAGTTGGACTCCATCGAGAACACCCCCTGCTGAATAGTCGAGGCTCTGACGTAGCCGCCGATACTGGCCAGCCCATACAGGTACCCCAGATTCTTGACGTACCCCCCCTGCGAGTAGTTCATACCAACATACGTGCGCCGACCCAGCTCAGCATTGTCAAATCCGTAGATAACCGATACTGTGCGGCCGACCGGAACGTCCTCTGTCCGGCCAAAGCCGTAGATCAGCACGTCGCGGACGTATTTGCGCCGGGAGAATCCGACGCTGAACAGCGTCGTCCGGCTGTTCTGGTAGAGCTGATTAGAGTCGCTCGAAACCGGCGGTCGCCAGATGTACTGATAGTTGGTGTTACGCACGGCCAGAATCAGCCGGGCGCGGCCACGGGCACTGGTATCGCCTTCGCGGAAAAACAAGCGAAACGATCGCCCAAACCACACATCGGAGAAATTGTACCGCAGCGGAATATACTCCACGCTGTCGTCGCGCATGACAACCCGGCTGTTGATCTGCGTGTGCGTTAATTCGATCGACCCGGCGTACTTGGTATCGGGCGTCAGAAATGGGCGATAAAGCCGCAGCGCCCCCTGCTTCAGATCGCGCAGATACAGGAATTCGGCCTGTGCAGTCAGAAACGTTTTACCGATGAACGGAACCGTGTATCGGCTCTGGTACTCGGCCTGCTGGCGCGGGTCGGTACCGGTGTAGGCAAACTGGGCGAACAACTGATGGCCCAGCCCCCGCACGTTGCGCTGATCGAAACCAATGTTAAACTGCGTCAGCGAGCCAACGCCCCCGTTGGGCTCCAGCGACCAGACATCCTGCGTAATTACGTAGACATCGACAAACTGACGGCTTCCCGTTCGCGGCACCACCAGGATTCGGGCGTCGTGAAAGATTGAGGTCGTTCGCAATAGCCGTTCGTTGTCGCGCAGGGTAGTCGAGTTCAGCGCGTCGCCTTCCCGAAACAGCAGATACCGCCGGATTACTTTCTCACGCGTGTTGACATGCAGCCGGTTGGCCGTGCGTTCCAGCCAGTTGTTCGACTGGCGCAGCGTATCGTAGACGGAATTCCCGAACACGCCAAGCCGCCGGATATAAATGTCGCCGATTACGCGCCCTTCAAAATCCTTGAACGGGTTTACTTCGATCTTGTTGACTTCACCGGTGCTCTGCTGACTGTTATACACATCGTGAAAAACGGCGTCGTACAACTGGCGCGTCAGGCGGTGCTTGTACATGCGTCGTTTCAGACCGGAGTAAAACACGCTGTCGCGCTGTTTGAGTACACTATCGGCGATAACGCGTGAGTGTTTGGTCGACAGCGAGTCCGTGCGCCGATCAACCCCCACAGGTGGCAGGTTCGTTGTATCGGGTGTCACCTGCGCCCATGCTCCCGTTCCGACCAGGCACAACAGAAGCACCCCCACCAGCCAATGGTAGAGTCGTGTAGCTCCAGTCGGATACAAATTAGTCATGGCAAACCAGCAACGGTGGTTAGAGTCAAATCAGGCGAACCGGTTTAGTGTATAACAAACGAATTTACGTTCTGGTCGGTAGCAATGTGCCCTGCAAACACCGAACCAGTACGCCGGGCTTATCCGGGCTCACTCGGTATATACGTGGGCAGGCGACTGGCTGGCTTTAGTCATGCGCCTGTATCAATCGGCAATGATAGCAGATACGTTTTGTTGTTCGCAAATCGAAGTAACCGTTTGTCTATCCGCCGGTACGTCAGCCCTGTAAATCAAGCCAATAAACACCCGTTTGGCCGGTTGTGTCGGCTGGCCTGCTTCAGTGCCAGTTGGTATAATAGCGTCGCTGATAGTCATGGAAACGGTGAGGTTTACAGTAAGATACGCTGAAAACAGGGGTAGTGTTCTATTTTTGTCGATTCACGGCTTACTCTTATGCACGCACTTCGTTACCCACTGCTACTGGCGTCCGGCTCCCCGCGTCGGCGACAACTGATGACCGACGCCGGTTTTGAGTTTACGGTTGAAACCCGCCCCACCGACGAGGTTTTTCCGTCCGATATGCCCACCGACGAGGTTGCCGAGTACCTAGCTCGCCAGAAAGCCGAACAGTTTGTTGCCGACCTCGGCCAGCGGCTGGTGCTCTGCGCCGACACCGTGGTGATTCTGGACGATCAGATTCTAAACAAACCCGCCGACGAAGCTGACGCCCGGCGGATGCTGTCGGCACTGGCCGGTCGTACGCACCGGGTACGTACGGGCGTTTGCCTGCTGGCCCCCGGACCCGACGGTACGCCCATGATGACGTCGTTTACCGACGAAACCACCGTCACGTTTGCGCCCCTCACCGACGACGAAATCACGTACTACATCCGCACCTGCCGCCCCTTCGACAAAGCGGGGTCGTATGGCGCGCAGGACTTCGTTGGGCTGGTCGGTATTACCCGGCTCGACGGCTCGTTTTACACCGTTATGGGTCTGCCCACGCACCGTGTATATCAGTTGTTAAAAACATACGCAGTCGGTCTGTGAAAATCGTAGGTTTGCGGAATAACCGTTGACCTATGCAGTTTTTTCTCCGAATAGTTCTTTTCGTTATCACCATTACCCCTACGCTGGCGCAGGTTGTAACGACGCAGCCGACTTTCCCAACGGCCGATGCGGAGGTGACGCTGATTTTCGACCTGAAGCAAACCAAAGACAGCCGGGCGAGGGCATTGCTCGGCAAAACCGACGACGTTTATCTGTGGTCGGGGGCCGGGTCGACCTTACCGGGCAACGCCTTTGAATTCCAACCTGCCGGGCAAACCAGCTTCAACCAGCCGTTTGCGCCGGGCCGGATGACGGCACTGGGCAACGATCGCTGGCAGATCAAACTGGTGCCTCGTACGTACTTTGGCGTCCCGGCCAATACGCCCATCCGGCAGTTGGGCCTCTTGCTCAAAAACGGTAACGGACAGGCGCAAACCGAAGATTTCACGATTCAGATCTACGACAACAAACTCAGCCTGCTACGGCTGGAACCAACGGCTTCGTCGTTTTTCGTGGATGCCAATCAGGTCGTCACGGTACGTTACAAAGCATCCCGCAAAGCAACGCTCAGCCTGACCGTCGACGGGCAAAAAACACTGACGCTGACCAACACCGATTCACTGCGAACCGTACTGTCGGCGGGTACGAACCCCGGTCAGCAGCGGACAGTGGTTGCGCAGGCAATCGATCTGAATACGCCAACGACCGAAACCGTTGCGGATACCTTTCGCTTTACGGTACGCCCACAGCCCACCATTTCGGCCCTACCCAGCGGCCTGCAGGACGGCATCAACTACACCAGCGCGACTACGGCTACGCTGGTGCTGTACGCCCCAAAGAAAACGTTTGTGCATCTGCTGGGCGAGTTCAACGACTGGGCCATGCGCCCGGCCTACCTGATGAAACGCACGCCCGATGGCAACCGCTACTGGCTCGAACTGACGGGCCTGCCCGCTGGTCAGGAGGTAGCGTTTGCCTATCTGGCCGACGGTGCGATTGCCACCGCCGACCCCTACGCCGATAAAATTCTCGACCGCAACAACGACAGGTTCATTCCGGCCAACACCTACCCGGCGCTGAAAGCCTTTCCCGACAAGGCCCCAACCAACATTGTCTCGGTGTTGCAAACCAGTCAGACACCGTACGTATTCAAAGCCACCAATTTCCAGCGTCCGGCCGTCAACAAACTGGCGATCTACGAACTGCTCGTCCGCGATTTCGTGCAGTCGCGTTCGTACCAGACACTGACCGACAGCCTGGCGTACCTGAAACGGCTCGGCATCAACACAATCGAGCTGATGCCCGTTACTGAATTTACGGGCAACGATTCGTGGGGATACAACCCCATTTTTTACCTGGCTCCCGACAAAGCCTACGGTACCAAAACGGCGCTGAAGACCTTTATCGACGCAGCCCATCAGCAGGGTATCGCCGTGGTGCTCGACGTCGTGTTCAACCAGGCCGACTACGAATTTCCGTACGTCAAACTGTACTGGGACGGTAGTCAGCCGTCTGCCGACAGTCCGTATTTCAACCAGCAGGCTACGCACCCGTTCAGCGTTTTCTTTGACTTCAACCACGAAAGCCCCGATACCAAAGCGTTTGTCGATCGGGTGTGTAAATACTGGTTGCAGGAGTACAAAATCGACGGGTTTCGGTTTGACCTGTCGAAGGGGTTCACGCAGACCAACACGGGCAGCAATGTCGGCGCGTGGAGCACTTACGACGCCAGCCGGGTGGCCATTTTGAAGCGCATCTACGACCAAATCCGCACCGTCGACAAGTCAGCCTACGTCATTCTGGAGCACTTCGCGGATATTTTCGAGGAGAAAGAACTAGCCGATTACGGGATGCTGCTGTGGGGAAACGCCAACTACGATTTCCGCAACGCGCTGCGCCCGGTGGGGGGCGATTTTTCGGGGCTGTCGTATAAAAACCGCGAATTCAACCAGCCCAACCTGATTGGCTATGCCGAAAGCCACGACGAAGAACGGCTGGTATACGACATGAAGCAAACCGGGCAGATATCGGGCAGCTATTCCGTTCGGAATCAGACCACTGCGCTCGACCGGGCAAAACTGGCCGCTGCGTTTCTGCTGTTGACGCCCGGCCCCAAGCTGATCTGGCAGTTCGGTGAACTCGGTTACGACCTGTCGATCAACACCTGCTCCGACGGCACGACGATCCGCGACGATTGCCG is part of the Spirosoma rhododendri genome and encodes:
- a CDS encoding YceI family protein yields the protein MKTRQFLTGLTAVVLLAGASAFVAPGKKATTYKVDAQKSIMGWNGKKVTGEHSGNVKVSEGTLMTDGGKLTGGTFSFDMNSITCTDLTDAGYNAKFIGHIKSEDFFNTAKFPTSTFKITKVTPKGGNAYDITGNMTIKGITNAVTFPATVKMNGNTIEADGKATLDRTKYDIRYGSKSFFENIGDKAIYDDFTVDMKIVASK
- a CDS encoding MGH1-like glycoside hydrolase domain-containing protein, with the protein product MNENKTIEQQRLQKQWSDEENWYRWGPYLSERQWGTVREDYTAEGEAWDAFPHKHARMRAYRWGEDGLGGISDDKQTLCFALALWNGKDAFLKERMFGLSNEQGNHGEDVKELYYYLDNTPTHSYMKMLYKYAQAAFPYDELKKQNDERGLTELEFELLDTGLFNENKYFDVSIEYAKQGIDDLLIRLTIHNRADRAAPLHLLPTLWFRNRWSWQEEDGKPWIERIESTIDGVQQVRAHHDKLGDYMLSFQLPDAVLMTENETNRQRVFGETNDSPFVKDAFHDAITSGNLSPFDTQPTGTKCAPVYALNLDAGQSVEIRLRLSKADVADPLGTEFDATFDARKREANEFYNHLTDGNTPEDAQIKRQAWAGLMWSKQYYKYNVRRWLEGDPGAPPPPPERWHGRNADWQHLNAEHIMIMPDKWEYPWFAAWDQAFQAIAVEPIDLEFAKAQLYLHADPQYQASDGRLPAYEWDFSANNPPLRAAISWLFYVQEQELTGNRDYTFLSTMFERLRPNYEWWTTQVGGKNEGLFKGGFLGLDNISLFDRQEEIPAGGELDQADATAWMATYTLYMMRIAVELAQNDAAMFEPLACYYLDHYFRISSALERVAHLWIDENNPDSDNGFTYDILHMPDGKQIPIPLRSMVGLANIFAVMTLDREVAKTLPEFYKKVTEFANHPPDGDLCYCVINDNPERDDILFALLNADQLRRLNTFLFCEAELLAPGGIRSLSKVYEKPYEMELAGEVHEIHYTPGESDSNMYGGNSNWRGPIWFPMNFFIYKALQAFGNYYGSKVEVALPFGSDNTGDMADAAGYLAERMWSIFRKGENGLRPLNGPDMIYADDPNFKDLILYYEHFDGDTSRGLGASHQTGWTALITCV
- a CDS encoding TIGR03885 family FMN-dependent LLM class oxidoreductase, translated to MKIGYHSSHEQFKPSDLLTLVQRAEKAGFTAGTCSDHFHPWSDNQGESGFAWSWLGAALQATSLSFGVVNAPGQRYNPAIIAQAAATLADMFPDRFWIAVGTGQYLNEHITGERWPSKADRNTRLKESVDIIRALWNGETVTHEGLVTVDEARLYTRPTIKPLIVGAAVTAKTAEWVGSWADALITTSRPAEELQEVIDAFRAGGGSGKPMFLKVQLSYSPDKEKARTGALEQWRGNVYPNSVMTELRMPSHFDDAGSMVNEKAFEEQVRISADLNQHLDWLLEYKAMGFEQMSLHNVNREQEQFIDAFGENILPKLV
- a CDS encoding ThuA domain-containing protein; the encoded protein is MKNSMLPAHILLAAGLLSMTVAGHDALAQTASKRATASVRSTRANEPVALNRVLVFSKTKGFRHASIPAGKRALMKLGQENGFAVDTTEDASKFSEDNLKKYGAVIWLSTTGNVLDEAQQAAFERYIQAGGGFVGIHAATDTEYDWPWYNQLVGAYFLSHPKQQNVDIMVVDKNHPSTKMLPDVWKRFDELYNYKSIVPEIKVLGKLDEKSYEGGKNGDNHPFMWYRDFDGGKSFYTGGGHTDESYVEPLFLEHLLGGIKSVMASNLKFGQAKTMPYPEENRFDQQVLTAGLDEPTELAVLDNGKVLFAERKGDLKLYDPKTKAVKTAARIPVYTKFEYGLMGLNVDPNFKQNKFVYLYYSPVMRADAPADTAQHLSRFVYDDVKDTLLLSTEKVLLTVPVKRTGCCHTGGSIAWDRKGNLYLSTGDDTNPFNSNGFAPADGRPERQGWDARSTSSNTNDLRGKILRIHPEANGTYTIPDGNLFPKGTEKARPEIYVMGNRNPYRISVDQRTGYLYWGEVGPDAAKNDDKRGPRGHDEMNQARQAGYYGWPLFVADNRAYRVFNFTDSTSGPLADAMKPINDSPHNTGLQALPPAQKAFIYYPYAESPEFGDIVGKGGRNAMGGPVYYYDDYAESNVKFPRYYDGKFFAYDWMRDWIHPVTMKENGDFVKMETFMPGTKFSHVIDMQFANDGSLYTLEYGQRWFAANDDARLSRITYNAGNRRPVVVASASKNTGAAPMTVKFNATKSMDYDGDALRYEWSFGPGMPKQATATPTVTFTKPGMYNATVRVTDAKGNVATQTMPIRVGNAEPIVDLAVAGNKTFYFPNQPVKYAVKVSDKEDGTLAKGINPDEVTMTINYLEGFDKTMLAQGHQANTGYATGRRLIELSDCKSCHALNQKSIGPAYIDVAKKYKGSSQAEGRLADKVIKGGAGVWGEQPMSAHPQLTNREASEMVRYILSLANDKPANSQPLAGDYKPAPQQKPGAYVLTASYTDRGNGVIGPLTQSQTVALRSPMLSAVAADRKQSIFEYDMPKLGMAAIGTATGSYIRFDSLDMTGIQGLSATAFASDDRVAGGTLEARLDSPTGALLGSVNVKTGTNGPVSVPFSGPVTGTHQLYLLFVNPSAGQKPLFALTTVQFLNQPM